The Roseicyclus marinus genome has a segment encoding these proteins:
- a CDS encoding response regulator transcription factor yields the protein MGGRILLIEDEGNILEAITFILSRAGWDVQGHGNGATAFDAVRRIIPDIVVLDVMLPGRSGLDILRDLRADPRTEHLPVLMLTARGQARDRDTALELGASAYLTKPFSNADLVATIEQLAAGALDRARGAG from the coding sequence GTGGGCGGACGGATCCTGTTGATCGAGGATGAGGGAAACATCCTCGAGGCCATCACCTTCATCCTGTCCCGTGCGGGATGGGACGTGCAGGGCCATGGCAATGGCGCAACCGCCTTTGACGCGGTGCGCCGGATCATTCCCGATATCGTGGTGCTGGACGTGATGCTGCCGGGGCGCTCGGGTCTCGACATCCTGCGCGACCTGCGCGCCGATCCCCGGACCGAGCATCTTCCGGTCTTGATGCTGACCGCCCGGGGCCAGGCGCGCGACCGCGACACCGCGCTGGAACTGGGGGCCTCGGCCTACCTGACCAAACCCTTTTCGAACGCCGATCTCGTGGCCACCATCGAGCAGCTGGCTGCGGGTGCGCTCGACCGGGCGCGCGGCGCGGGCTAG
- a CDS encoding helix-turn-helix transcriptional regulator, whose amino-acid sequence MVQASPTPRRAQLTGSRIRERRLVMGLKQADLARQVAISPSYLNLIEHNRRRIGGKLLVSIARALAVEPAHLSEGADASLQDALQSSAAALPTSFGPAPETDRIDELAGRFPGWAGLIAAQQRRNAGLEALVEGLRDRLGHDPVLADAMHEVLSTVAAIRSTADILVREPDIDPAWRTRFHRNLHEEAERLSLRATALLGHFEAEEETGPRAASTPIETVEAMFEAADHHFPRIETMGAAAIPAVLGRAAGMDDPATRALAERWLRAYAADAARLPLAVIQPAAEASGHDPAALLHLGQGDVALVLRRLATLPRQTMTGEGAPPFGLAVCDAAGALIFRRRLTAFSIPRFGAGCPLWPLYRALSRPGQPEAALIEMPQGARFRAWAVSQPVAPAGFGAVPVMQAVMLVAPAPPGTAGDAIAAGPGCHLCPRRDCPARR is encoded by the coding sequence ATGGTTCAGGCCAGCCCCACACCGCGCCGCGCGCAATTGACCGGCTCCCGCATCCGCGAGCGGCGTCTGGTCATGGGACTGAAACAGGCCGATCTCGCCCGGCAGGTCGCGATCTCGCCCTCCTATCTCAACCTGATCGAACACAATCGGCGCCGGATCGGGGGCAAGCTTCTGGTTTCCATCGCCCGCGCCTTGGCGGTGGAGCCTGCGCATCTCTCCGAAGGGGCGGATGCGAGCCTGCAAGATGCCCTGCAGTCCTCGGCGGCGGCGCTGCCCACCAGCTTCGGCCCCGCCCCCGAAACCGACCGGATCGATGAACTGGCAGGCCGCTTTCCCGGCTGGGCCGGCCTGATTGCCGCCCAACAGCGCCGCAACGCCGGCCTCGAGGCCCTGGTCGAAGGGTTGCGCGACCGGCTCGGCCATGATCCGGTGCTGGCCGATGCGATGCACGAGGTTCTCTCGACAGTCGCGGCCATCCGCTCGACCGCCGACATCCTCGTGCGCGAACCCGACATCGACCCGGCATGGCGCACCCGCTTTCACCGCAACCTCCACGAAGAGGCCGAGCGCCTGTCGCTCAGGGCCACGGCCCTTCTGGGCCATTTCGAGGCGGAGGAGGAAACCGGCCCGCGCGCGGCCTCCACCCCCATCGAGACGGTGGAGGCGATGTTCGAAGCCGCCGATCATCATTTCCCCCGGATCGAGACGATGGGCGCGGCGGCGATCCCCGCCGTGCTCGGTCGGGCGGCGGGGATGGATGATCCCGCCACGCGGGCCTTGGCCGAACGCTGGCTGCGGGCCTATGCGGCCGATGCCGCGCGCCTGCCGCTCGCCGTGATCCAACCCGCCGCCGAGGCGTCCGGCCATGACCCGGCCGCGCTCTTGCACCTGGGGCAGGGGGATGTCGCGCTGGTCCTGCGCCGTCTGGCCACGCTGCCCCGGCAGACCATGACGGGCGAGGGCGCGCCGCCCTTCGGTCTTGCGGTCTGCGATGCGGCGGGTGCGCTCATCTTCCGCCGTCGCCTGACGGCCTTTTCCATCCCGCGCTTCGGGGCGGGCTGCCCGCTCTGGCCGCTCTATCGCGCCCTGTCGCGCCCCGGCCAGCCCGAAGCGGCGCTGATCGAGATGCCGCAAGGCGCGCGCTTCCGGGCCTGGGCCGTCAGCCAACCCGTGGCCCCTGCGGGGTTCGGCGCGGTGCCGGTGATGCAGGCGGTGATGCTGGTCGCGCCTGCCCCGCCCGGAACTGCGGGGGACGCCATCGCCGCTGGTCCAGGCTGCCACCTCTGCCCAAGGCGCGACTGCCCCGCGCGCCGCTGA
- a CDS encoding ABC transporter substrate-binding protein encodes MKKTLIPAIALGLAATTAQAQDEVRLQLQWVTQSQFAGYYVALENGYYEEENLDVTILPGGPDIAPPQVLAGGGADAMLNWMPSALAARERGLPVVNIAQPFVRSGLMLSCWADAGIAEPADLAGHTVAHWFFGNEYPFMGWMNQLGIPVDGSENGVTLLQAGFNVDPLLQRQADCISTMTYNEYWQIIDAGVSPEELVTFRYSDYGVDTLEDGIWVLEENLDDPAFFDKMVRFVRASMRGWEWAAANPTEAAMIVLDYDETGAQTEQHQLRMMGEVALLVEGGNGTLDVESYERTVRTLLEGGDAVITTEPMGAWTHAVTEAALGN; translated from the coding sequence ATGAAAAAGACATTGATCCCGGCCATCGCCCTTGGCCTCGCCGCCACCACGGCACAGGCGCAGGACGAGGTGCGCCTGCAACTGCAATGGGTCACCCAATCCCAGTTCGCGGGCTATTACGTCGCGCTCGAGAACGGCTATTACGAGGAAGAAAACCTCGATGTCACCATCCTGCCCGGCGGCCCCGACATCGCCCCCCCGCAGGTTCTGGCCGGTGGCGGCGCGGATGCCATGCTCAACTGGATGCCCTCGGCCCTTGCCGCCCGTGAACGCGGCCTGCCCGTCGTGAACATCGCCCAGCCCTTCGTGCGCTCGGGCCTGATGCTGTCGTGCTGGGCCGATGCGGGCATCGCCGAACCTGCCGATCTGGCGGGCCATACGGTCGCGCATTGGTTCTTCGGCAACGAATATCCGTTCATGGGCTGGATGAACCAGCTGGGCATCCCGGTCGACGGGTCGGAAAACGGCGTCACGCTCCTGCAGGCAGGCTTCAACGTCGATCCGCTTCTCCAGCGTCAGGCCGATTGCATCTCGACCATGACCTACAACGAATACTGGCAGATCATCGATGCCGGCGTCTCGCCCGAGGAACTGGTGACCTTCCGCTATTCCGATTACGGCGTCGACACGCTCGAAGACGGGATCTGGGTGCTCGAGGAAAATCTCGATGATCCCGCCTTCTTCGACAAGATGGTCCGCTTCGTCCGCGCCTCCATGCGCGGCTGGGAATGGGCCGCCGCCAACCCGACCGAAGCCGCGATGATCGTGCTCGACTACGATGAAACCGGCGCCCAGACCGAACAGCACCAGCTCCGCATGATGGGCGAAGTCGCGCTGCTCGTCGAAGGCGGCAACGGCACGCTCGATGTCGAAAGCTACGAGCGCACCGTGCGCACCCTTCTCGAAGGCGGCGATGCCGTCATCACCACCGAGCCCATGGGCGCATGGACCCATGCCGTGACCGAGGCGGCCTTGGGCAACTGA